GAAGTGGGTATTGCTCAAAGAACTTTTCTCTTTCAAATGATGATATTGCATTAATTACCAGCATTCTTAGCCAATGCAGAAGGTTCTCGAATTTGAGATTTCTAATTAAGATGTATAATTGATGCAGCTGCTTGGTCCACTGAAGTCAGGCGTTGCCAAACGATCTGCTGGGTACGTGCGCGATATACCGAAGGTGCAATAACTCCTTTATGGCAtactttgatttttaattggcattttttttagcATTCACTGAATGTCTGATTATATTATTCATTGACTTTGCAGGATACACTTGGAGCTACTGGTTggttttatttccatttatttttcttgaacttgGTTATTCTGccatgttttttgtttttttgtttttttattttactgcAGGGGTGGGGGTGAGTTTTCAAAATGAGaactctttttaatttttttggatgatTGAACGGTTACTGGTGCAACTTAAGTCTATATCCTTCAAAATTGCTCCTGGACAGTGGGTCATATCTTGCTTAAAAAATTTCCTTCGAAAGATTGACTATTTAGTTTAAGTTTTCACATTGTATGCATGGATTTGACATATTTGATCTGGTTACTTTGATATCTCATATGAAGCTATTATGCATGGGCGATGAAAAACGGAGGAGTTTCAAGGGATTTTAGAATTGTCTAATTATGGTTATGGATTAACATGTGGAAAATGAGTTTCTTGGGGCTTGATGCTGAGAGAAATTAATTGAGTCCCCTGNgggggggggggggggggggtctGTCTCTTGCAATTAACTCTTCCAtgttatatatgtatatatatttttttgtaggTATAGCTGTTTTATCTAGACGGCAGGGTGCAAGGGGATCAATTGTCAAATTGTCACCACTAGCTGTCGCTAGGAGTTGTGATACAAATGCTGGAGTGCCGTGCTTCGCTAGATTTATGTCGTCAAAATCTTCAGAACAACGTGGGCAAACCGCATCTGAGGTTTGTGTTCAATTTGAGTTTCTTTAACATGTAATAGGGAGTCTAGATTTCAGGTTCATTAGTACTGAGTTTTAGTAGAAGGAACTTTGACTGGATTTAAATGTGGTGCTTGTGTCTCAAATTTATGCATCCTGAAATAATTATGAAGATGACAACTCGCAGTCCTTAACATCCATGTCaactgagaaaaaaaaatgatcatcTCTAATAAATCTTAGATCCAATTAAGCAAGTACATGGGAATAATTAGAATATCAACATTATTTGCAAGGAAAATTTAAGTTAGCCTGTCTACAATTTGTTGTTAAACATTGTTGAATGCATTTctgtaatatatttatatgaagCCAGCTTCCATTAAGAGAGTTAAATAAACAACTAGAGAGGAGTGATACGATAAAGGAGGCAacaccaataaaaaaaaatgttaccaGAATTGACGTTTACTAGGTATCTCATTGAGGTGTTGGTGGTTAAAATTAAAGCTGACATGATGatataagttttaaatttcttctcatttatttGCATTGGCCCGATATGGCTGCTGCTTTATCTTGATCACCTACGAGTTCATCAACCTGGTTTTTTTCCTTGATCTTAATATcagagaaaaaaggaaatatcgACAGTGGAGGATCCATTTGATGCCCCCACATATAATATACCAGAGAAGCCTGTTACATTTGCAGAGGGAGCATCCTACAGTTTTATCATCCTTGCAGGGCTTGGAGTTGCAGCAGCTGCTGGCTATGCAGTTTTTAAGGAGCTTATATTTCAACCAAAAGAGTAAAAATCAACTTACAATTGATTACTATTGCGAAGTTTTGCTTATAATTATGACTTGTGCCTTGTGATTTCCTCTTAACTAGTGACTCTGATGTACTAATTCTTTTGTTTAGGTATAAGATCTTCGGCAAGGCTCTTAAAAGGATTCAAGATGACAGCCAGGTTAGTGAAATTAACCTTGACCTTTTGGCACACTTAAACACTCCAGGATAAACATGTCCATGAGAACAAATATACTAAATGAAACGAAAACAACCAAGGCAATTACATATGCAGAAAACCAAGCTAGAAATGACCGACCGAGAGAACAAAGAGAACCATTTTGAAGTTTCTGCGTTTTACTTGAATAAAATTAAGCATTTTGAAGTCTACTCAACAAATTCACCTGAGCCTTTATGTTTTATTAGATTAGTTTTTCTATCCTGCAGGTTAGGGTAAGAATTGGTTCCCCTATAACTGGTTATGGGCAAGAAACTAGGAATCGGGCTGCTCGCCAACGTATCCCTAATAGGGTGTGGACTGATGAAGATGGTGTTGAGCGAGTAGAGGTAATTTGTGtcttaaaatatgataaatttttactgttttagtaatgataatttgtttttgtagaaGTTGCTAAATAATTCCCCTTTTACATTGTAAATTAACAAATCATTTTGTAgagttcattttctttataccTTGCCAACTATATTCGCAGGTGAACTTTTATATTCGTGGACCCCATGGAGCTGGAAAAGTTTACACTGAGATGTTCAAGGATCAAGCGGATAAGCAGTGGAAGTTCACATATTTGATCGTCGAGGTGAAATCGCCTTCTCCCGCCCAATTGATCCTAGAATCTTATATGCCTGCCTGACCTTTCAGCATCCTAACCCGCTCTAGATTTTGTACTGAATTATACATTATTTAGAATTATCATCTCATGTTTATAGATTTCCTCCCTTCTCCCGccccattaaattttttgatacGATTAGGCCAATTTTTCTAGTTCGATATTTCGGATTACCTCCTTGCAAGAGAGTTCCAATAAGTACTCACTCATTCAACTTTCTTCTACTCGATACAAGTGAATCAGAAAGTTTTGCCCATAGACGATGCAGCCTCCATTTCGGTAACTCGTTATTGATTCTCTCTTGCTGCTAAATCTACCCTACCAAGGATAGATTTGTTCTTTCCATGCTGTGTGTATTTCTTTGTCCAGAAGTCCCAGATTTTCTCATGTTAGGCTCTCGCTAGAGTTGTAGTGAAACAACAAAGAATCAACTGGAAATTGAAGGTATGAggcttatttatttgtttgcttCTTCTTAGCTTGTTTGCATGCTTCGTTAAAAGGCTCAATTTGCGCCCCTCACCTTCATACATTTCATAAAGGCTTGTGCCAATAAATGGATGGCTGATGTTATTCAATACAAAGGATAAGAACTATAgctctttgtttgtttgtttgttttggcctGCTGATTGTTCTGTATTGTTCATGGGATGCATCAAGATTATTAACTCAATTTGTTTACAATTAATAATCTATGTTTGACTGAATTAAGCTACTTTATCTAAGCTGAGAATTGAAAGATTCACTAAATAATGTGCTTTTGGTCCATTAATAAggttttttctctgtttttgggAGGATTTGCCAAGTTTGGGcacttgaaaagaaattcaaatcttgaaGTTACTAATCTAATATGTAATTGTGAATCACttcaacttaattttttttcataattatataataatacaagttgagaatatttgaaatttttagtaaaaaaaattaatttattctccCACTTTGGATTTTCAACCATTACAGTcccattttaatattttaatgcataatcttctatttttcatctatttttgcctacttttttaaatatagatttgatgatatttcaacacTAATAGCCATTTTGAAACCTGTACAGTTTTATTTATGTGATTTAATAGATGGTGTAAATTAATTCAAGCTAAATTcatacaattattaattttttttaattaatgcaACCTAGAAATTTAGGAGTATAAATTGGCTTCccaaatttgaaagaagaaaacaagataaatataaatatttaatggaaaaagaaaaagagagatggCTAAAAAANatggctaaaaaaaaaaaaaaaagtagacaattattgatgtttaattgcaataaaataaaataagaaaataaaaccctCCACCAGGAACATGATGTCTTTtcgaacttttttttaattcatctcaTTGCTGTATTTTTTTCAGTGATTTCGCTTTAAGCAACAAAATTGTAGCTATTTGGTTCTTTACGTTCGTGACAAACTTCACTCCATGATTACAAGAACCAAAGAGAACAGAACACTGAAAAAAGGAATTTATAGGCCTCCACTCATCTGTTCTAAAATGGCTTTCAGTTAATACAGCACCTGTTATCTATCAGATTTCATCTTCATTGATTCAAATTGGTGCATGACTATTACCGACGTTTGGTTTCTCGGGTTCGACTAATCGAACGATAAAATTCAAGTGGATAAGCTAGTGTAATGTGGAATTTAAGAAGGCTACAATTGTTCCCTAAGAAGATAAATGTATTGGgcttgaaaaataagatgcTTTACAAGTTCATGAATGTAAGTACGTACCATCTTTTTAAGGCATTAATAAGGATGGTGATGGTGATGGTGATGGTGATGCAGGTGGGTTTTGGCTGTTCTGAGTGTTGTCTCTGCTCGAATCCTGAACTTGTCCTGCAAAATGCAAATTCCAAAGGATATCGTCTACTGAAGGTCTATCTGCTGCCTTGTCATGGAGACATCTTACACATATTTCCATCATCGTCTTTAGCGATTCATCCGAACACCCCTTGTGTACTGCTGGATCTGCGATGCTCTTTCGAGCGATATCGTCCGTTTTTAGGCTTACCTGTAACTGAGAATACGAGCAAAACCAAAGCCTCAAGTTCAGCTTCAGACTTGTCAACCGTGATGATGATTGTGAGAGATGCAATGACGAGAAAATGTACTTACAAGATCTCTTGAAACATGAACTTCGTTTTGGGATGTGATCTGTCTTCCCAAAATGATTTCCAGTAAAATCACTCCTATGTCATACACATCATCCTTATCTGCGTGATTCACTCTGTAAACACATAAAACGCCACAAAATGATTTCCAGTTTCCGAATTCTTATTGAGAAAACATTGAAAGAGTCTTACTCCATAGCATGGCGCTTCCCTTTTCTGCTAGTTGATGAAACTCCTGAAATCATCTGAAAGGCAACATAATATATCAACTACATTAAGCTTGAGTATGCAAATATATGTGATAGTTTTCGTACTCTCTGTATCATATCATACCGTTCCACCGTTTTCGACGACGATAGGTAAATTATAACTGCTGATTTTCACACGGAGATCTTGATCGAGTAAAATATCTGTAATCTTCAGATTGTTTGAGTATACACCAGGCACAATGCCTGTATGTAGGAACTGAATTCCCTTCACCACTTCGATTGCAGCCGATATTCTTTTCGTCCAAAAGAGCTTTTGTCCCGGTAGCCCTGTACCATCAGTACCATGATGAACTAGCAACAAAAGTTACAGTAATAATATAGCTAGAGATGTGCCATGGAAAATCGTTTTACCAGATACGTGGCTTCTTAGCGTTCCGTAAGGATAGTACTCGAATATTAAGAATACTCTGGTGATGGTTAAACCATCTGGGAGGAACTCATAACAGTGTCCAAGAGCACTGACCAAATGACTGTGTCGTAGTTTAGATATCAACTCCAACTGATGCATGTAGGTTTGAGGGGTTTGCCGCCTTCTCAAAGTTAAACTCCTAATGGCAACGATACTGCCATCAGTAAACATCCCTTTGAATATCTGGTATTGTCAAGAGAGATTTTTCTTGTGAATCcatttattagttttaattaGCAGACAAATACGCAATAGTAATAGTTACAGAAATACTTCAAATGCACAGAAAGTCAAGAagattgtaacgacccaagacCCAAACCccctactagcagatattgtcctctttgggctttccctttcaggcttcccctcaagactttaaacgcgtatgctagggaaaggtttccatacccttataatgggtgtttcgttctcctccccaaccgatgtggataACACAAGTacgaagaattaaaaatactgTTTATGTCTTGAGCAACAATAGAGAAAAGTCACTGAGATATAAACTAAGAACAGtgaaaatgtattaaattctGGTGAGTAAGCTTGAATGATACCTGGCCATCCGTACTTTCACTTATCAAAGTCGAAGCATCAAAGTTGTTGGTGGCCTCCTTAAGTTCATCCAAAGTGAAAGTTCGATAAGGAGGAAGGCTAGTTCCCAGCTTCATTGTCTGAGATATATACTCTGCAAATACATTGTggattttaatatatctacAAGGACGAATTAAATTCTTAACTCACAATAGAATGACGCCAATTTCGCAATATTTATGCAAGAAGATGCAACCAAACGgaaaattttgattacttTTCAGTTCTCTTGCTTTAATGATGCCAACCCAGTTTAAGAAATCAACCAGAAAGGAACAGGAAAGGAAAGTCTTTATCTTACTGGCATCATACAGCTGCTTGGCTGTGTTTGTTACAGATGAATTGTCTGTTACAAACCTTGTTGGTGGTTCTTTAAGAACGCCCATTTTGTACGTCCTTCTCATCGTGAAGAATACCAGAGCAACAACTATAATTCCAGCAATACTTCCTCCGAAAATTCTTAAGAAAGTCATTACCCCACGATGACCTTTCCTATGCTCCAGATTATGTGGCCCAATACTCACTGCTAAAGCTTCGTTGTGACAGAAGTTTAAGGGGTGCTGTTCTTGGTCTTTATTTGACAAGCAATTTCCAGTGTAAATGACATCATTGTTCTTGGACTCCAATTGCTGAAGACAGGTGGGTAAGTCTCCGGTCAAAAGGTTTGAGGATAAATTTACAAATGTAAGATCACTATTGCAAGATACGTTACGTAAAAGCAGCCCAGTTAATCTGTTCCCTCCAATATTCAGATACTTAATCGAAGGAAGTCCCAAAAGCGATGCCAGAAATGGACCAACAAGCTTATTTGAAGATATGTCAAGCTTTTCAAGGCGATATAAGAAGGCTAACTCAGCTGGGATACCCGAGCGAAATCTGTTGTTTTTGAGCACCAGTATACTTAGCCTCTTCGGCAATTTAGGAAACTGGGGCCCCAGAAGATTGTCTCCCAAGTCGAGAACTTGCATGTTCGTTAAGTTGCTGAGGTCTGGCACCTTCCCAGAAAGAGAATTTTTCGAGAGAGAAAGAACTCGAAGGCTCCACATATGGGTAATGGAATCTGGCAAGGACCCATTAAAGGAGTTGTTCTGTAAACTCAGGGTAGTTAATACTGGTAGGGAATCAATCCAACTCGGAATATTACCAGAGAAATGATTGTAGTCAAGAATGAGAGTCTGTAGGCTTTTCAAAGAAGATAGTTCCTCCGGGATGGAGCCATAGAAGGAATTTGAGCTTAagttgagtatttctagagaTAAAAGCTTACCAACAGTTGGAGGCAATGGCCTCTCAAAACCCAGAGAAACCAGAGATAGTACCTTCAGATTGGGAAACTGGGAAAAtgtggaaaacaaaaaatcagcCGAAGTATTTTGTTGAAAAGTGGGGCGCCCCACTTCACCAACAATGTGGAGCTGAGTTATATAGCCTTCATAGCACACGATGGTAAGAGATGGAGTGGATTCAGTGTCACAGAAGTCTGTAAAGTTGTCGAAGTTGGCTAGAGCTTGAGGGTAGTTTAAAAGTTCCCGGATTTGCAGAAGGGATTGGGATTCAGAAGGTTGAAGCTGAGTTGAAAGAtgaaaagagaacaataacacgaagagaagaagatggaaatgGCAGACTGGTTTTAGTTTTGCCATTAAAGCTTAGAGGTGAAGTAACTGCTGCTCGTGTGAACAGTCTAGAAGAGACCAAAAGAGTTACAGACCAGAGAGCAGAAAGAAGCAGAAACCCCCCAtgaacaagaaatgaaattctCTTTCTCTGGCTGTCTCTTCGGTTTTATGATGGAAAATAGATTCAAAGCTTGTTAGAGAAACCCCAATGAACAAGAAGTGATCTTCATAATTCACAACAACAAAACTGGAAGTACAGTGGCTGTAATAAACCAAAAGCTTCTACATTAATCAGAGATTAGGCCGACTACTTTTTTCCAACTCTTTTCCCCTTTCCCAAGAGATTAGAATCTAAACATGGCTTACAGACTATTTAATACGAATTAAATGGCATAGGACTCCCACCACAATCTTGGCactgaataaaataaaatgcctTTGAGATGCTATGTACCtgcaaaaatataattcaattctCTAGTACCATAGTGTGTATAGTCACTAAACAATTGTGTATTATAGTGTAGTAAAACTGTTAACCCTCAGAAATTGTATACACAAATATCCAATAACTTCATCTCAATTTTtaccattaaaaatataaactatatAATCAAGACTTTGTGGATGTACTTaccttaaaataattgaagctTGATCTACACAGATGATAAGCGGAAAAGCCAATTTAGTGGTAAAATGATATCTACATACCGACCAAATCTAtgaaatctaaaataatataagcAAACTTCTTTGATAAAATAACGTTAATTATCAAAGGTGATTGCAGAAACAGTCACCACAATTACCATGTTAATCAATGCATTCCTGGAGAGAGAATGACACAGTAATATATATTACTAAATAGGGTTAAAAGACGGAAGGAGAATTTTTCCTGAGGAGTTGGTGTTGGAGACTTTATGATGGGATGAGTTATCCCTAGAAACAAATGCATATGGTTCACGGGGAGCACAGAATCTGAGCAATAATGCCATTTTAGCCTGACAAATCAAACGTTCAAAAGGGCTTTTATTGCATAAAGCAGCTCTTTTGGCATCAAACTGAAACATTTTGGAATACGATACAACAGAAGTCTCTGATTTTATCTGTTCTTTTCGGCTCTTAGCAGAGTCAGACTTGGGGCCAAGATTTCAGTCACGGGTGAATATTTACTGGAGCACCGTTTGGAATTTTGTTCATTGAGAATATTAGTgggcttcttcttttttctttttatcccTAAAAGGCTCATGTTTCATTACAAAATTAAGAGCTTAATACCTAACTTATTTCCAAGCCTAGCGATTTAAAAGTACTGGAGATTTCATGTTTCCCATTTtgggttcttttttcttctttttgttcattttttcaatttgaaattagaaaagGTCAAGTATTTCTTCACAAATTTACATTTGATAGATATATCTaagacattatttttaaatctaagacttattgttatttttaaattattgcctgcttaacaattaatttaattgataaatCAAACTGTACACTCCATTACTAAACCAATCTGATtccttttctctgttttttttttctttcaaataccATTCCAATTTTAATCGTATTcgaatttcaatttattttttccagtACTGCAACCAATGATATACCCCAAATTTGTAGGCCATACCCGCAAGTTGCTTTTGAGGTTTGATTCGCACAGCCAATCTTACCTACAACAATCAAACCTTAAAACCATCAACAAACTCATTGTCTGATGGTATCATATTTTAACATTAAGTATACTTGCTATACCAAGTGGGTAAcactaaaaataattgaagattCATAAACAGGgtaaatatatcttttaacATGTCGAAAATGCctcaacaataaaataataaacaagaTCAAATACTTATTACACATTATACCTTGATGAGGTTAACTTGTCTTGAATCGTCAACCTAAATATTATTCATGTGTAAGAAGTGTTAGATCTGTAAATCTCCAAACttcataataaattcaaaataaaagtgGCCCAACTCAAATCATACCGAAATTTACACACCCTGGAATATTCAAGGACGATTATTGCTTTGAAGAACCGGGGCTAACCCAACCCCCCATTTCAGTTGccttttaaaaaggaaaatgttctACAAATGGTCTGGTAAAAGATAATAGTGCTGCAACTTCAGGTAGATATGAATGAT
This genomic window from Cucurbita pepo subsp. pepo cultivar mu-cu-16 chromosome LG01, ASM280686v2, whole genome shotgun sequence contains:
- the LOC111782282 gene encoding probable mitochondrial import inner membrane translocase subunit TIM21, which encodes MANGLMKLTTIVSRSSIVLRQWHQSSSFSRLGAHEYLKAAEVISRSGMNISKGVAVPTIDGAKRALPDTYVTVRELLGPLKSGVAKRSAGYVRDIPKDTLGATGIAVLSRRQGARGSIVKLSPLAVARSCDTNAGVPCFARFMSSKSSEQRGQTASERKKEISTVEDPFDAPTYNIPEKPVTFAEGASYSFIILAGLGVAAAAGYAVFKELIFQPKEYKIFGKALKRIQDDSQVRVRIGSPITGYGQETRNRAARQRIPNRVWTDEDGVERVEVNFYIRGPHGAGKVYTEMFKDQADKQWKFTYLIVEVKSPSPAQLILESYMPA
- the LOC111798866 gene encoding probable inactive leucine-rich repeat receptor-like protein kinase At3g03770; amino-acid sequence: MAKLKPVCHFHLLLFVLLFSFHLSTQLQPSESQSLLQIRELLNYPQALANFDNFTDFCDTESTPSLTIVCYEGYITQLHIVGEVGRPTFQQNTSADFLFSTFSQFPNLKVLSLVSLGFERPLPPTVGKLLSLEILNLSSNSFYGSIPEELSSLKSLQTLILDYNHFSGNIPSWIDSLPVLTTLSLQNNSFNGSLPDSITHMWSLRVLSLSKNSLSGKVPDLSNLTNMQVLDLGDNLLGPQFPKLPKRLSILVLKNNRFRSGIPAELAFLYRLEKLDISSNKLVGPFLASLLGLPSIKYLNIGGNRLTGLLLRNVSCNSDLTFVNLSSNLLTGDLPTCLQQLESKNNDVIYTGNCLSNKDQEQHPLNFCHNEALAVSIGPHNLEHRKGHRGVMTFLRIFGGSIAGIIVVALVFFTMRRTYKMGVLKEPPTRFVTDNSSVTNTAKQLYDAKYISQTMKLGTSLPPYRTFTLDELKEATNNFDASTLISESTDGQIFKGMFTDGSIVAIRSLTLRRRQTPQTYMHQLELISKLRHSHLVSALGHCYEFLPDGLTITRVFLIFEYYPYGTLRSHVSGLPGQKLFWTKRISAAIEVVKGIQFLHTGIVPGVYSNNLKITDILLDQDLRVKISSYNLPIVVENGGTMISGVSSTSRKGKRHAMEVNHADKDDVYDIGVILLEIILGRQITSQNEVHVSRDLLQVSLKTDDIARKSIADPAVHKGCSDESLKTMMEICVRCLHDKAADRPSVDDILWNLHFAGQVQDSSRDNTQNSQNPPASPSPSPSPSLLMP